One segment of Nostoc flagelliforme CCNUN1 DNA contains the following:
- a CDS encoding S-layer protein, protein MNCKLLATVVVLVTTSFVTPVKSQEPTTDTPAKSNQVLNACIQNQAETLPNPFTDVPSNHWAFKAVMTMHYCGAFRKAMPPALFQKLQPTNSQQQPQKEPQLQK, encoded by the coding sequence ATGAACTGCAAACTTCTGGCAACAGTCGTAGTGCTAGTTACTACTAGCTTTGTAACCCCTGTTAAATCTCAAGAACCGACTACCGACACTCCAGCAAAATCGAATCAAGTTTTGAATGCTTGTATCCAAAATCAAGCAGAAACTTTACCAAATCCTTTTACTGATGTGCCATCAAACCATTGGGCTTTTAAAGCGGTTATGACTATGCACTACTGCGGTGCTTTCCGCAAAGCTATGCCACCAGCTTTATTTCAAAAACTACAACCAACAAATAGCCAGCAGCAACCGCAGAAAGAACCGCAGCTTCAAAAATAG